The Actinocatenispora sera genome has a window encoding:
- the paaN gene encoding phenylacetic acid degradation protein PaaN, giving the protein MTVTTEATGSHPLFAAHEKTLTQALDTIRRRGFWSAYPESPSPRVYGETAAGEGKVAFEAYLGADFPLEAPGDRVATESSPFGLPLDVRYPHTGVDALLANATAALPGWRDAGVEARVGACLEILARLHQHVFELANAVQFTTGQAFVMAFQAGGANALDRGLEAVAYSYAAMTRHPAGAHWEKPQGKRPPLAMDKTYHVIPSGVALLIGCNTFPTWNGYPGLFASLATGNPVVVKPHPGAVLPLAITVRYAREVLAEQGFDENLVQLAAEAPGERIAAELATRPEVRIVDFTGSTEFGDWLEANARQAQVYTEKAGVNTIVVDSTDDFAGMCANIGFSLTLYSGQMCTTPQNIYLPAGGIDTESGHKSFDEVADGIAAAVRKLTDDDARGVELTGAIVNDGVRDRVSAAAHVGEAVLDSRTVAHPAHADAVVRTPLIRRLSVGDDTAYGREWFGPISFLIATDGTTASLAAFERTVAERGALTASVYSTDEAVLAAAERVAVTVGVHLSENLTGGVYVNQSAAFSDFHATGANPAANACLTDDAYVAGRFRIVQSRRHS; this is encoded by the coding sequence ATGACGGTTACCACCGAGGCCACCGGCAGCCACCCGCTGTTCGCGGCACACGAGAAGACCCTGACCCAGGCGCTGGACACGATCCGGCGGCGCGGTTTCTGGTCCGCCTACCCCGAGTCGCCCAGCCCCCGCGTGTACGGGGAGACGGCGGCGGGTGAGGGCAAGGTGGCGTTCGAGGCGTACCTCGGGGCCGACTTCCCGCTCGAGGCGCCGGGCGACCGGGTCGCCACCGAGTCGAGCCCGTTCGGCCTGCCGCTCGACGTGCGGTACCCGCACACCGGCGTGGACGCGCTGCTGGCCAACGCCACCGCCGCGCTGCCCGGTTGGCGGGACGCCGGCGTCGAGGCGCGGGTCGGCGCCTGCCTGGAGATCCTCGCCCGGCTGCACCAGCACGTGTTCGAGCTGGCGAACGCGGTCCAGTTCACCACCGGCCAGGCGTTCGTGATGGCGTTCCAGGCGGGCGGCGCGAACGCGCTGGACCGCGGGCTGGAAGCCGTCGCCTACTCGTACGCGGCGATGACCCGGCACCCGGCCGGCGCGCACTGGGAGAAGCCGCAGGGCAAGCGGCCCCCGCTGGCGATGGACAAGACCTACCACGTGATCCCGAGCGGCGTGGCGCTGCTGATCGGCTGCAACACGTTCCCCACCTGGAACGGGTACCCCGGGCTGTTCGCGAGCCTCGCCACCGGCAACCCGGTCGTCGTCAAGCCACACCCCGGCGCGGTGCTGCCGCTCGCGATCACCGTCCGGTACGCCCGGGAGGTGCTGGCGGAGCAGGGGTTCGACGAGAACCTGGTGCAGCTGGCCGCGGAGGCGCCCGGCGAGCGGATCGCCGCCGAGCTCGCCACCCGGCCCGAGGTGCGCATCGTCGACTTCACCGGCTCGACCGAGTTCGGCGACTGGCTGGAGGCGAACGCGCGGCAGGCGCAGGTCTACACCGAGAAGGCCGGCGTCAACACGATCGTCGTCGACTCGACCGACGACTTCGCCGGGATGTGCGCGAACATCGGCTTCTCGCTCACCCTGTACTCGGGGCAGATGTGCACGACGCCGCAGAACATCTACCTGCCGGCCGGCGGCATCGACACCGAATCGGGGCACAAGAGCTTCGACGAGGTCGCCGACGGCATTGCCGCCGCGGTGCGCAAGCTGACCGACGACGACGCCCGCGGCGTGGAGCTGACCGGCGCCATCGTCAACGACGGGGTACGCGACCGGGTGTCGGCCGCCGCGCACGTCGGCGAGGCGGTGCTGGACTCGCGTACCGTCGCACATCCGGCGCACGCCGACGCGGTCGTGCGCACACCGCTGATCCGCCGGCTGTCGGTCGGCGACGACACCGCGTACGGCAGGGAATGGTTCGGCCCGATCAGCTTCCTGATCGCGACCGACGGGACGACCGCGTCGCTGGCCGCATTCGAGCGCACCGTCGCCGAACGCGGCGCGCTGACCGCGTCGGTCTACTCCACCGACGAGGCGGTGCTGGCCGCCGCCGAGCGGGTCGCCGTCACCGTCGGTGTGCACCTGTCGGAGAACCTGACCGGCGGGGTGTACGTCAACCAGTCCGCGGCCTTCAGCGACTTCCACGCCACCGGCGCGAATCCGGCCGCGAACGCCTGCCTCACCGACGATGCGTACGTCGCCGGCCGGTTCCGGATCGTCCAGTCCCGCCGGCATTCCTGA
- a CDS encoding GNAT family N-acetyltransferase gives MEIREFRSGTDVDGWLDVQRLATVVDAPGMPDGSREELLGQLRMPWPGHRTVRRVAERDGRIDGILFVDLPLLDNLENAEVELIVRPDVRRQGVGTALYRELREVLRAEGRSRLLAESVRGLPDGPPRPDPGTPFATAMGASRAQTEARRVLDVTTLSADALAAQAAEYRALAGAGYTVHTWRGPTPDELVAGRAALSSRFMGEIPLGDVEWEPENIDVAQVRDGERAAAVRGRRSYHTMVRHEPTGEVVAWSELLGLGGRPETLLQEITLVLPEHRGHRLGMLTKLANLHRAVSDEPELTSVHTWNATENAHMIAINEQLGFRAVDLWDAWQQSV, from the coding sequence ATGGAGATTCGTGAGTTCCGGTCCGGGACCGACGTCGATGGCTGGCTCGACGTGCAGCGTCTGGCCACGGTGGTCGACGCTCCCGGGATGCCGGACGGATCCCGGGAGGAACTGCTCGGGCAGCTTCGGATGCCGTGGCCCGGACACCGGACGGTGCGCCGGGTCGCCGAGCGCGACGGGCGGATCGACGGCATCCTCTTCGTCGACCTGCCGTTGCTGGACAACCTGGAGAACGCCGAGGTCGAGCTGATCGTGCGGCCCGACGTGCGGCGACAGGGCGTCGGCACCGCGCTGTACCGCGAGCTGCGCGAGGTGCTGCGGGCCGAGGGCCGGAGCCGGCTGCTGGCGGAGTCGGTCCGCGGGCTGCCGGACGGCCCGCCGCGGCCGGACCCCGGTACGCCGTTCGCCACCGCGATGGGTGCCAGCCGGGCGCAGACCGAGGCCCGGCGCGTCCTCGACGTCACCACGCTGTCGGCGGACGCGCTCGCCGCGCAGGCCGCCGAGTACCGTGCGCTCGCCGGCGCCGGCTACACGGTGCACACCTGGCGCGGGCCGACACCGGACGAGCTGGTCGCCGGCCGGGCCGCACTGAGCAGCAGGTTCATGGGCGAGATTCCGCTGGGCGACGTCGAGTGGGAGCCGGAGAACATCGACGTCGCGCAGGTACGGGACGGCGAGCGGGCGGCCGCCGTGCGGGGGCGTCGCAGCTACCACACGATGGTGCGGCACGAACCGACCGGCGAGGTGGTCGCGTGGAGCGAGCTTCTCGGCCTGGGCGGCCGGCCGGAGACGCTGCTCCAGGAGATCACCCTGGTGCTCCCGGAGCACCGCGGGCACCGGCTCGGCATGCTGACCAAGCTGGCGAACCTGCACCGGGCGGTGTCGGACGAACCGGAACTGACGTCGGTGCACACCTGGAACGCGACCGAGAACGCGCACATGATCGCGATCAACGAGCAGCTCGGGTTCCGCGCCGTCGACCTCTGGGACGCCTGGCAGCAGTCCGTCTGA
- a CDS encoding S53 family peptidase, translating to MRVRTFALAAAAALAVAGLSAPAHAGTTATPGAPTGLSVRDVCGRPAPGDLRCFAQLRTDLPHGTASPGGTAPGRRGAASDGTDAKPAGFGPAELRSAYGLPDAGGADQTVAIIDAGSTPNLAADLAVYRQTYGLPPCTVDDGCLRVVNQAGEAAPLPGDQGWGPEISLDVDMVSAACSACRILVVAADSAAPDDLAAAVDTAAALGATEISNSYGGEEYSGTGRLAAHYRHPGVAIVASSGDYGYQIPQVPAAYDSVVAIGGTSLSTVDGKWTESAWSGAGSGCSAWTAKPGWQHDPNCPGRTVADISAVADPATGVAVYDSADGLDWAVAGGTSASAPLIAGVIALAGHPELFDDASYLYEHAGALRDVVGGSNASEALDCGGDYLCTGVAGYDGPTGLGSPSGLDGFGG from the coding sequence ATGAGAGTACGAACGTTCGCGCTGGCCGCGGCCGCGGCATTGGCGGTGGCCGGGCTGTCCGCACCGGCACACGCCGGCACGACCGCAACACCCGGCGCGCCCACGGGCCTGTCGGTACGCGACGTCTGTGGCCGGCCGGCGCCGGGGGACCTGCGCTGCTTCGCCCAGCTGCGTACCGATCTGCCGCACGGAACCGCGAGCCCGGGCGGCACCGCGCCCGGGCGCCGCGGTGCCGCGTCCGATGGCACCGACGCGAAGCCGGCCGGGTTCGGACCGGCCGAGCTTCGGTCGGCGTACGGGCTGCCGGACGCCGGTGGCGCCGACCAGACGGTGGCGATCATCGACGCCGGCAGCACGCCGAATCTCGCCGCGGACCTCGCCGTCTACCGGCAGACGTACGGGCTGCCGCCGTGCACCGTCGACGATGGCTGCCTGCGGGTGGTCAACCAGGCCGGCGAGGCAGCTCCGCTACCCGGCGACCAGGGGTGGGGCCCGGAGATCTCGTTGGACGTGGACATGGTGTCCGCCGCCTGCTCCGCGTGCCGGATCCTCGTGGTGGCGGCGGATTCCGCGGCACCGGACGACCTGGCCGCGGCGGTCGATACGGCCGCGGCGCTCGGCGCGACCGAGATCTCCAACAGCTACGGCGGTGAGGAGTACAGCGGGACCGGCCGGCTGGCGGCACATTACCGGCATCCCGGCGTCGCGATCGTCGCCTCCTCCGGCGACTACGGGTACCAGATCCCGCAGGTACCGGCGGCCTACGACAGCGTGGTCGCGATCGGCGGTACCAGTCTGTCCACAGTGGATGGAAAGTGGACCGAGTCGGCGTGGTCCGGCGCGGGTAGCGGCTGCTCGGCCTGGACCGCGAAGCCCGGCTGGCAGCACGACCCGAACTGCCCCGGCCGGACGGTCGCCGACATTTCCGCGGTAGCCGACCCGGCGACCGGCGTGGCGGTGTACGACTCGGCCGACGGGCTCGACTGGGCGGTCGCCGGCGGTACCAGCGCATCCGCGCCGCTGATCGCCGGGGTCATCGCGCTGGCCGGCCACCCCGAACTGTTCGATGACGCCAGCTACCTGTACGAGCACGCCGGCGCGCTGCGCGACGTGGTCGGCGGTAGCAACGCCAGCGAGGCGCTCGACTGCGGCGGCGACTACCTGTGCACAGGTGTCGCCGGCTACGACGGCCCGACGGGCCTCGGCTCGCCGTCCGGCCTCGATGGGTTCGGTGGCTAG
- the thrC gene encoding threonine synthase — protein sequence MSVIAGPSDIAVNPARALVCRNCGAEYPLIAQNACYECFAPVEVGYDQAALRAVTRADIEAGPHNIWRYAPLLPTGQDPASRVTVNPGMTPLIKADALAAELGLRTLWVKDDSANPTHSFKDRVVSVALTAAKGLGFTRFACASTGNLANSVAAHGARAGVPSIVFIPYDLEQNKVVTSAVYQGQVIAIEGSYDDVNRLCQELTETDEFEETAFVNVNVRPYYAEGSKTLGYEVAEQLGWRLPQQVVIPMASGELLTKIDKAFSELVEIGLVDDTPWRVFGAQSAGCNPIAAALQAGTDQISPVKPTGIAKSLNIGDPAAGPYALEAVRRTGGWMDYVTDDEIRDGIQLLARTTGVFAETAGGVTVAVLKKLVEAGKLDRDAETVVYNTGEGLKTIDAVSTQVGPTHTVRPSLKAAREAGLLG from the coding sequence ATGAGCGTGATCGCAGGTCCCTCCGACATCGCCGTCAACCCGGCTCGCGCGCTGGTCTGCCGCAACTGCGGGGCCGAATACCCGCTGATCGCGCAGAACGCCTGTTACGAGTGTTTCGCCCCGGTCGAGGTCGGCTACGACCAGGCCGCGCTGCGCGCCGTCACCCGCGCCGACATCGAGGCCGGCCCGCACAACATCTGGCGGTACGCGCCGCTGCTGCCCACCGGCCAGGACCCGGCCAGCCGCGTCACGGTCAACCCCGGCATGACCCCGCTGATCAAGGCGGACGCGCTCGCCGCCGAGCTCGGCCTCAGGACGCTGTGGGTCAAGGACGACTCGGCGAACCCCACCCACTCGTTCAAGGATCGGGTCGTCTCCGTCGCGCTGACCGCCGCGAAGGGGCTCGGCTTCACCCGGTTCGCCTGCGCCTCCACCGGCAACCTGGCCAACTCCGTCGCCGCGCACGGCGCCCGCGCCGGCGTGCCGAGCATCGTGTTCATCCCGTACGACCTGGAGCAGAACAAGGTCGTCACCAGCGCCGTCTACCAGGGCCAGGTCATCGCCATCGAAGGCTCGTACGACGACGTCAACCGGCTGTGCCAGGAACTCACCGAGACCGACGAGTTCGAAGAGACGGCGTTCGTCAACGTCAACGTCCGGCCGTACTACGCCGAAGGCTCCAAGACCCTCGGGTACGAGGTGGCCGAGCAGCTCGGCTGGCGGCTGCCGCAGCAGGTCGTGATCCCGATGGCGTCCGGCGAGCTGCTCACCAAGATCGACAAGGCGTTCAGCGAACTGGTCGAGATCGGCCTGGTGGACGACACGCCGTGGCGGGTGTTCGGCGCCCAGTCCGCCGGCTGCAACCCGATCGCCGCCGCGCTGCAGGCCGGTACCGACCAGATCAGCCCGGTCAAGCCCACCGGCATCGCCAAGTCGCTCAACATCGGCGACCCCGCCGCCGGGCCGTACGCGCTGGAGGCCGTGCGGCGCACCGGCGGCTGGATGGACTACGTCACCGACGACGAGATCCGCGACGGCATCCAGCTGCTCGCCCGTACCACCGGGGTGTTCGCCGAGACCGCCGGCGGGGTCACCGTCGCGGTGCTCAAGAAGCTCGTCGAGGCCGGCAAGCTCGACCGGGACGCCGAGACCGTCGTGTACAACACCGGCGAGGGCCTCAAGACCATCGACGCGGTGTCCACCCAGGTCGGCCCCACCCACACCGTCCGCCCCTCGCTCAAGGCCGCCCGCGAGGCCGGCCTGCTCGGCTGA
- a CDS encoding DMT family transporter encodes MSRSSSYGLPLFSVAIWGGMFIVMAGALRHVDAYHLTAARYLIAAAVLAAVLAATAGRRAFRTEGRFAEIAVLGVVGIAGFNLLVNIALGYTAPQNGALMVALTPLLTVLVRWVRDRVRPTLPTLGLMLLALVGVGLVITHGHPTDLGAIGSGDAMAFLGVVGWAVYTHGASRFASWGSLRFSTLTQIVGAAATVLVALVADLTGIGHLPGPGALGADAWQLGYIAIASSVLAVLAWNVAIRRLGAPNAALFMNLVPVITFGIQIVRGYRPVPAEIAGAALTVAALVATNVLARRATARATTGVRAAAGPVPAQREPHATAGPVPVQPVPVATAGRVPAQPVPVGATGRVLTGPEWTSADGLSPR; translated from the coding sequence ATGTCCAGGTCCAGCTCGTACGGGCTCCCGCTGTTCTCCGTCGCCATCTGGGGCGGCATGTTCATCGTCATGGCCGGTGCCCTCCGGCACGTCGACGCGTACCACCTCACCGCCGCGCGCTACCTGATCGCCGCCGCGGTGCTCGCCGCGGTGCTCGCCGCCACCGCCGGCCGGCGCGCGTTCCGTACCGAGGGGCGGTTCGCGGAGATCGCGGTACTCGGCGTGGTCGGCATCGCCGGCTTCAACCTGCTCGTCAACATCGCCCTGGGCTACACCGCCCCGCAGAACGGCGCGCTCATGGTCGCGCTGACCCCGCTGCTCACCGTGCTGGTCCGGTGGGTACGCGATCGGGTCCGGCCCACGCTGCCCACCCTCGGCCTGATGCTGCTGGCGCTGGTCGGGGTCGGACTGGTCATCACGCACGGCCACCCGACCGACCTCGGGGCGATCGGCAGCGGCGACGCGATGGCGTTCCTCGGTGTGGTCGGCTGGGCGGTGTACACCCACGGTGCCAGCCGGTTCGCCAGCTGGGGCTCGCTGCGGTTCAGCACGCTGACCCAGATCGTCGGCGCCGCCGCGACCGTACTGGTCGCCCTCGTCGCCGACCTGACCGGCATCGGCCACCTGCCCGGCCCGGGTGCGCTCGGCGCCGACGCCTGGCAGCTCGGGTACATCGCGATCGCCTCCTCGGTCCTCGCGGTACTGGCCTGGAACGTGGCGATCCGCCGGCTCGGCGCGCCCAACGCCGCGCTGTTCATGAACCTGGTACCGGTGATCACGTTCGGCATCCAGATCGTCCGCGGGTACCGCCCGGTACCGGCCGAGATCGCCGGCGCCGCGCTGACCGTCGCCGCCCTGGTCGCCACGAACGTCCTGGCCCGTCGCGCCACCGCCCGGGCCACCACCGGCGTCCGCGCCGCGGCCGGCCCGGTCCCGGCCCAGCGCGAACCGCATGCGACGGCCGGCCCGGTCCCGGTCCAGCCCGTACCGGTTGCCACGGCCGGCCGGGTCCCGGCACAGCCCGTACCGGTCGGCGCCACCGGACGCGTCCTGACCGGGCCGGAGTGGACGTCGGCCGACGGGCTGTCGCCCCGCTGA
- a CDS encoding ArsR/SmtB family transcription factor, which translates to MELYEPDVAAVPVTTILSALGDEARLEIVRELDRDGERCCGTFDLGLAKATRSHHLKVLREAGVTHTRIEGTSRYVSLRRDELERRYPGLLSAVLATAPTP; encoded by the coding sequence ATGGAGCTCTACGAGCCGGACGTGGCCGCCGTGCCGGTGACCACGATCCTGTCCGCGCTGGGCGACGAGGCCCGGCTGGAGATCGTGCGCGAACTGGACCGCGACGGCGAGCGCTGCTGCGGCACGTTCGACCTCGGCCTGGCCAAGGCCACCCGGTCGCACCACCTCAAGGTGCTGCGTGAGGCGGGCGTCACGCACACCCGCATCGAGGGCACCAGCCGGTACGTCTCGCTCCGCCGGGACGAGCTGGAACGCCGCTACCCGGGCCTGCTCTCCGCCGTCCTCGCCACCGCCCCCACCCCCTGA
- a CDS encoding ABC transporter permease — MTVSAVDGRAAGYRPARTLSVGTEIRRQLTRRRTQLVFAFLVALPVILFLAFRFGTDGNGGSAQNQTDAFVTVAKSGAANFTVFTLFVSASFLLVVIVALFCGDTVASEASSGSLRYLLAAPVPRRRLLGVKYAVGLLSSAAALVVLTGVTLAVGAAAFGWHPLVTMTGDTIAPGPALARIAGVVGYLAIVLLVPAALAFLLSVCTDNALGAVGGAVLLVIVSSILDQVTALGGLRALLPTHYQEAFTGLLTDPVRWDLMTRGALSALLYAGGFTALAWWRFLRKDVTS, encoded by the coding sequence ATGACAGTGTCCGCTGTGGATGGTCGGGCGGCCGGCTACCGGCCGGCCCGCACGCTGTCGGTCGGCACCGAGATCCGCCGCCAGCTGACCCGGCGGCGGACCCAGCTGGTGTTCGCGTTCCTGGTCGCGCTGCCGGTGATCCTCTTCCTGGCGTTCCGGTTCGGTACCGACGGAAACGGCGGGTCGGCGCAGAACCAGACCGACGCGTTCGTCACCGTGGCCAAGTCCGGCGCGGCCAACTTCACCGTGTTCACCCTGTTCGTCTCGGCGTCGTTCCTGCTGGTGGTGATCGTCGCGCTGTTCTGCGGCGACACGGTGGCGAGCGAGGCCAGCTCCGGCTCGCTGCGCTACCTGCTCGCCGCGCCGGTGCCGCGGCGCCGGCTGCTCGGCGTCAAGTACGCGGTGGGGCTGCTGTCCTCGGCGGCGGCGCTGGTGGTGCTGACCGGCGTCACGCTCGCCGTCGGTGCCGCCGCGTTCGGCTGGCATCCGCTGGTGACGATGACCGGTGACACCATCGCGCCCGGCCCGGCGCTGGCCCGCATCGCCGGCGTGGTCGGGTACCTGGCCATCGTCCTGCTGGTGCCGGCGGCGCTCGCGTTCCTGCTGTCGGTCTGCACCGACAACGCGCTCGGCGCGGTCGGTGGCGCGGTGCTGCTGGTCATCGTGTCCAGCATCCTCGACCAGGTGACGGCGCTCGGCGGGCTGCGCGCGCTGCTGCCCACGCACTACCAGGAGGCTTTCACCGGGTTGCTGACCGACCCGGTGCGTTGGGACCTGATGACCCGCGGCGCCCTGTCCGCGCTGCTCTACGCCGGTGGCTTCACCGCGCTCGCCTGGTGGCGCTTCCTGCGCAAGGACGTCACGTCCTGA